The window CCGAGGCCGTCACAGTAATCATCTCGCAGCAGACGGGCCTTTCCGTTCACTATTGCGATGGCGTTTTCATGGCAGGCAACGGCGCAACGGCCGCAACCGGTGCATAACACTTCGTCAATGTGAATAATCTTGCGCTTCATAGACGATCCTCCTTAGCGATTTTTCATAGACAGGACTTTTGTTTCTGCGTCCAGTATAGTACAATAAAAACAGCATGTATGTTGTTTTTGCAACGGGGGGGGGATCATATGGAGACGTATACTGCCATTATTAAGGAATCCGTTTTGTTTAATCATATGGATGCGGCCGATGTCGGGCCGTTTTTGGAATCCATGGGCGCCAGAAAACGGAAATTCAGCAAAGGAAGCTTCGTTTTTTATGCCGGCGACGATATCAAGACGATCGGCTTTGTCGTTAAAGGCATTGTGCATATTGTACAGGAAGATTATTGGGGCAATCGCAATATTTTAGCGCGTATACAGGCGGGAAATCTCTTCGGCGAGGCTTTTGCCGCATTACCTGATGCGCAATCGGAAGTGGACGTTATCGTCACGGAAGACGCGGAAATCATCTTTGTCGACGTGACCAAAATATTGCATGGCGGTGTCGTGCTGACACCGCAGCAGGGACAATTTGTGAGCAATTTATTGGCGCTGATGGCGCAGAAAAATCTGATTTTGACTCGCAAAATACGCT of the Megasphaera vaginalis (ex Bordigoni et al. 2020) genome contains:
- a CDS encoding Crp/Fnr family transcriptional regulator, which codes for METYTAIIKESVLFNHMDAADVGPFLESMGARKRKFSKGSFVFYAGDDIKTIGFVVKGIVHIVQEDYWGNRNILARIQAGNLFGEAFAALPDAQSEVDVIVTEDAEIIFVDVTKILHGGVVLTPQQGQFVSNLLALMAQKNLILTRKIRYISQRSTRQKLMAYLSGEARSRRSATFRIDFNRQQLADFLSVDRSAMSSELSRMKAEGLIDYKKEKFTLKEI